A genomic window from Candidatus Denitrolinea symbiosum includes:
- a CDS encoding acetyl-CoA C-acyltransferase gives MSKDTESVILSAVRTPSGKFQGSLASLPAPQLGAIVVREAVKRAGMDPADIDEAFMGNVVSAGLGQAPARQAVISAGLPSSVSATSINKVCGSGLKAAMFAAQAIKAGDGRLFVAGGFESMSRAPYLVNGRSGELRFGHAQLTDALLNDGLWCALENWSMGAAAEFIAAEYEVTREAMDKFAFESHQKALAASDAGKFKAEIVPVEIKSKKGVTVFDVDEAPRRDTTLEGLAALKPAFQKDGRVTAGNAPGLNDGAAAVVVSSRAYAEARGLKPLARVVGYDQYADEPKYLFRAPALAIPRLLKKIGWTLADVDLIELNEAFAAQVLADGYALADQGWDWDKVNVNGGAIALGHPIGASGARILTTLIYALKDRGLKRGVASLCLGGSEAVAMAVEVE, from the coding sequence ATGAGCAAGGATACTGAATCCGTCATCCTTTCCGCGGTCCGCACGCCGAGCGGAAAATTTCAGGGAAGCCTCGCCTCCCTCCCCGCGCCGCAGTTGGGCGCGATCGTCGTCAGGGAAGCGGTGAAGCGCGCGGGCATGGATCCCGCCGACATTGACGAGGCCTTCATGGGCAACGTCGTCTCCGCGGGGCTGGGACAGGCTCCCGCGCGTCAGGCTGTGATCAGCGCGGGACTGCCCTCCTCGGTCAGCGCGACCAGCATCAACAAAGTCTGCGGCTCGGGGTTGAAGGCCGCCATGTTCGCGGCGCAGGCCATCAAAGCGGGCGACGGGCGATTGTTCGTCGCGGGCGGGTTCGAGTCGATGAGCCGCGCCCCCTACCTCGTCAACGGGCGAAGCGGCGAACTTCGCTTCGGTCACGCCCAACTCACCGACGCGCTGCTCAACGACGGCCTGTGGTGCGCGCTCGAAAATTGGAGCATGGGCGCGGCCGCCGAGTTCATCGCCGCCGAGTACGAGGTCACGCGCGAGGCGATGGACAAGTTCGCCTTCGAGAGTCATCAAAAGGCGCTCGCCGCCAGCGACGCGGGAAAGTTCAAGGCGGAGATCGTCCCCGTGGAAATCAAATCGAAAAAAGGCGTGACGGTTTTCGACGTGGATGAAGCGCCGCGCCGCGACACGACACTGGAGGGACTGGCCGCGCTCAAGCCCGCCTTCCAAAAAGACGGCAGGGTGACCGCGGGGAACGCGCCGGGTCTGAACGACGGGGCGGCCGCGGTCGTCGTCTCGAGCCGCGCCTACGCCGAGGCGCGCGGACTCAAACCGCTGGCGCGCGTCGTCGGCTACGATCAATATGCCGACGAGCCGAAGTATCTCTTCCGCGCCCCCGCGCTGGCGATTCCCAGGTTGCTGAAAAAAATCGGCTGGACGCTCGCCGACGTGGACCTGATCGAACTCAACGAAGCCTTCGCCGCGCAAGTCCTCGCGGACGGTTACGCGCTCGCGGATCAGGGCTGGGACTGGGACAAAGTCAACGTCAACGGCGGCGCGATCGCGCTGGGACATCCCATCGGCGCGAGCGGCGCGCGCATCCTGACGACGCTCATCTACGCGCTGAAGGATCGCGGGTTGAAGCGCGGCGTCGCGTCGCTGTGTTTGGGAGGCAGCGAAGCGGTAGCGATGGCGGTGGAGGTTGAGTAG
- a CDS encoding HicB like antitoxin, translated as MRYPVVIHKDPESDYGVTVPDLPGCFSAGASMDEALQEVVEAIETHLEGLLLDGEPIPAPKSIDEHQGNPDHADGVWALATVDVTKLSGKTRRINITLPERVLNVMDKYAAEHGETRSGLIAEAAIEYIASRQEEK; from the coding sequence ATGCGTTATCCCGTTGTCATTCACAAAGACCCTGAAAGCGATTACGGCGTCACGGTTCCCGACCTGCCCGGTTGTTTCAGCGCGGGTGCAAGCATGGACGAGGCCTTGCAGGAAGTTGTTGAAGCCATCGAGACTCATCTCGAAGGTTTATTGCTGGACGGCGAGCCGATCCCCGCGCCGAAGTCCATTGACGAACATCAGGGCAATCCCGATCACGCGGACGGCGTCTGGGCGCTGGCGACAGTGGACGTCACAAAACTTTCGGGCAAGACGCGCCGCATCAACATTACCCTGCCAGAACGAGTATTGAACGTGATGGACAAATACGCGGCGGAGCACGGCGAGACGCGTTCAGGGTTGATCGCCGAAGCCGCGATTGAATATATCGCGTCGAGACAGGAGGAGAAATGA
- a CDS encoding HIT family hydrolase, whose translation MKRMTTPWRRKYIEGHIKEDGCVFCNALAKTEDNSKNLIVHRGQRAFVIVNLFPYTNGHLMVAPMDHKASLELLDSETRAEMMELSSQAIVILKNIYHPQAFNVGANIGKAAGAGVPDHVHMHIVPRWAGDSNFMSILGETRVLPETIDETYKRVKEGWKNGSSN comes from the coding sequence ATGAAACGAATGACAACCCCCTGGCGAAGAAAGTACATCGAAGGTCATATAAAAGAAGACGGATGCGTTTTCTGCAACGCTCTGGCGAAGACGGAAGATAATTCCAAAAACCTGATCGTCCATCGCGGACAGCGCGCCTTCGTCATCGTCAACCTGTTCCCCTACACGAACGGTCATCTCATGGTCGCGCCCATGGACCACAAAGCCTCGCTCGAATTACTGGACTCCGAGACGCGCGCCGAGATGATGGAGTTGAGTTCCCAAGCCATCGTCATCCTGAAAAATATCTACCATCCGCAGGCGTTCAACGTGGGTGCGAACATCGGCAAGGCGGCGGGCGCGGGCGTGCCAGACCACGTCCACATGCACATCGTCCCGCGCTGGGCAGGCGACTCGAATTTCATGTCCATCCTCGGCGAGACGCGCGTCCTGCCTGAGACGATCGATGAGACGTATAAGAGGGTCAAAGAGGGGTGGAAAAATGGCTCGAGCAATTGA
- a CDS encoding exodeoxyribonuclease VII large subunit, protein MTLPLACGILAAVTQPTLFASVQWTVTRLTAHIRQTLESDPALQDVWARGELSNVSRPASGHLYFTLKDAGASLRGVMWRTEASRLKVPLRDGMEVDVHGRIGVYEVGGQYQLYADALRPVGEGALYAEFLRLKALLEAEGLFDASRKREIPQLPKRIGIVTSATGAALRDMLDTLRRRLPLVDVILAPSPVQGADAPPALAAALQNLNRLKPDTILVARGGGSIEDLWAFNDERVVRAVAASATPVISGVGHETDFTLTDFAADLRAPTPTAAAELATPVTLFDLASAMSDLGQRMDMAMRRRVEMNRVSLSNLRSRLLFVSPARRLQTERQRADEQGRRLEAACAHRLAFEAEKTAGLGKRLVALSPFEVLARGYAVVTRPADGSLIRSVGQLNPNEEIEVRVSDGKFGAIVNRKS, encoded by the coding sequence TTGACTCTCCCCCTTGCCTGCGGTATCCTCGCCGCCGTGACACAGCCGACCCTCTTCGCCTCCGTCCAGTGGACGGTCACCCGCCTCACCGCGCACATTCGACAGACGCTCGAATCCGATCCTGCGCTCCAGGACGTTTGGGCGCGCGGCGAACTCTCCAACGTTTCGCGTCCCGCCTCGGGACATTTGTACTTCACCCTCAAAGACGCGGGCGCGTCCCTGCGCGGCGTGATGTGGCGGACTGAGGCCTCGCGCCTCAAAGTTCCCCTGCGCGACGGCATGGAAGTAGACGTCCACGGGCGCATCGGCGTTTACGAAGTCGGCGGGCAATACCAACTCTACGCGGACGCGCTCCGTCCCGTGGGCGAGGGCGCGCTCTACGCGGAATTTCTGCGGCTCAAAGCGCTGCTCGAAGCCGAGGGACTTTTCGACGCCTCCCGCAAGCGCGAGATTCCCCAACTCCCCAAACGCATCGGCATCGTGACCTCCGCCACGGGCGCGGCCCTGCGCGACATGCTCGACACCCTGCGACGTCGACTCCCTCTTGTGGACGTGATCCTCGCGCCCTCTCCCGTTCAGGGCGCGGACGCGCCTCCCGCCCTCGCGGCGGCTCTGCAAAACCTGAATCGACTCAAACCCGACACGATCCTCGTCGCGCGCGGCGGAGGCTCCATCGAAGATTTGTGGGCCTTCAACGACGAGCGCGTCGTCCGCGCGGTGGCGGCCAGCGCGACTCCCGTCATCAGCGGAGTCGGTCACGAGACGGATTTCACGCTGACCGATTTCGCCGCCGACCTGCGCGCGCCCACTCCCACCGCCGCGGCGGAACTGGCGACGCCCGTCACGCTGTTCGACCTCGCCTCCGCGATGAGCGATCTCGGTCAGCGCATGGACATGGCAATGCGCAGGCGGGTTGAGATGAACCGCGTTTCGCTTTCCAATCTCCGATCTCGCCTGCTCTTCGTCTCTCCCGCGCGTCGACTCCAGACCGAGCGTCAGCGCGCCGACGAGCAGGGACGGCGTCTCGAGGCCGCGTGCGCGCATCGTCTCGCGTTCGAGGCGGAAAAAACCGCGGGGCTGGGAAAACGCCTGGTGGCGCTGAGTCCGTTCGAGGTCCTGGCGAGAGGCTACGCGGTAGTGACGCGTCCCGCGGATGGGAGTCTGATTCGGAGCGTCGGTCAGTTAAATCCGAATGAGGAAATCGAAGTGCGCGTGTCGGATGGAAAGTTCGGCGCAATCGTAAATCGTAAATCGTGA
- a CDS encoding exodeoxyribonuclease VII small subunit, with product MAELESIVAALEEGNQKLEEAMTLFERGQALMKRCAGLLEAAELKVQKLSGGELSPFAEEE from the coding sequence ATGGCCGAACTGGAGTCCATCGTCGCCGCGTTGGAGGAGGGGAATCAAAAACTGGAGGAGGCGATGACGCTGTTCGAGCGCGGCCAGGCGTTGATGAAACGCTGCGCTGGGCTGTTGGAAGCCGCCGAGTTGAAAGTGCAGAAATTATCGGGCGGCGAATTGTCCCCCTTCGCAGAGGAAGAATGA
- a CDS encoding acid phosphatase family membrane protein YuiD, with amino-acid sequence MNLAGLLQNKVLIGTLVAWLLAQGLKPSFEYLRTRVWKWSKLLDAGGMPSSHSALIVSATHGIGLFLGFDSPLFALAIAITMIVVYDAAGVRRQAGIHAERINVLFDELMSGHLWSEKDLREVIGHTPLEVVGGILLGIVIATANWLIWK; translated from the coding sequence ATGAACCTGGCCGGGCTTTTACAAAACAAGGTCTTGATCGGCACGCTGGTCGCCTGGCTGCTGGCGCAGGGACTGAAGCCCTCGTTCGAGTATCTTCGCACGCGCGTCTGGAAGTGGAGCAAACTGCTGGACGCGGGCGGGATGCCGAGCTCGCATTCCGCGTTGATCGTCAGCGCCACGCACGGAATCGGTTTGTTTCTCGGTTTCGATTCGCCCCTGTTCGCGCTCGCGATCGCCATCACGATGATCGTGGTCTACGACGCGGCGGGCGTGCGGCGGCAGGCGGGAATCCACGCGGAGCGGATCAACGTGTTGTTTGACGAGCTGATGAGCGGCCATTTGTGGAGCGAGAAAGACTTGCGCGAGGTGATCGGTCACACGCCGCTGGAAGTAGTGGGAGGTATTTTGCTGGGGATCGTGATCGCCACGGCGAATTGGCTGATCTGGAAATAA
- a CDS encoding murein biosynthesis integral membrane protein MurJ, whose translation MLAILLGQLAGLVRSMIVASAFTASDLDAFSAANRVSETLFNLIAAGALGSAFLPTFTSLLVTEKRAAAWKLASSLVNLVTLTLILAAALVSIFAPQIVRYLLAPGLSADPRQFQLTIDLLRIQSISAILFGVGGLVVSILNAHQVFFIPQLTAAMYQLGLIFGALVLSRWMGIYGLAWGVILGSTLFLLIQLPSLFKLHGTFSASLGLSNPDVHKVIRLMGPRVFGAAIVQLNFWVNTNLASRMDAGSIISLTYGFMLMLMAQAAIAQSAAIAAMPTFAAQHALGKQDEMRASLASTLRGMFLLSVPASLGLMLLARPIVSMLYQRGEFNALTAEMTAWALVWYAAGLVGHSIMEVLTRAFYAQHDTKTPVLIGTVAMLLNVIFSLTFPRLFLTWGWMPHGGLALANSLATALEASALFVVMRQRLGGIEGKRIAQGLASAAIAGAGMSLALGVWIRLAGGMNRWLVGLGGVAVGGIAYGLVMLALRVPEIQSLVQLIRRKL comes from the coding sequence ATGCTTGCCATCCTGCTGGGACAGCTGGCCGGTCTCGTCCGCTCGATGATCGTGGCAAGCGCCTTCACCGCCTCCGACCTGGACGCCTTCTCCGCCGCCAACCGCGTCAGCGAGACGCTCTTCAACCTGATCGCGGCGGGCGCGCTCGGCTCGGCCTTCCTCCCCACCTTCACCAGCCTGCTCGTGACGGAAAAGCGCGCCGCCGCGTGGAAACTGGCCTCCTCGCTCGTCAACCTCGTCACGCTGACGTTGATCCTGGCCGCGGCGCTCGTCTCCATCTTTGCGCCGCAGATCGTCCGCTACCTGCTCGCGCCTGGCCTCTCCGCTGACCCGCGTCAATTCCAGTTGACGATTGACCTGCTCCGCATCCAGTCTATCTCAGCTATTCTCTTCGGCGTGGGCGGGCTGGTCGTCAGCATCCTCAACGCGCACCAGGTCTTCTTCATCCCGCAATTGACGGCGGCCATGTATCAGCTGGGATTGATCTTCGGCGCGCTGGTCTTAAGTCGCTGGATGGGAATCTACGGCCTGGCCTGGGGCGTGATCCTCGGCTCGACGCTCTTCCTGCTGATCCAACTCCCCTCTCTCTTCAAACTTCACGGGACATTCTCCGCCTCGCTCGGACTCTCCAACCCCGACGTCCACAAAGTCATCCGCCTGATGGGGCCGCGCGTCTTCGGCGCGGCAATCGTGCAACTGAACTTCTGGGTCAACACCAATCTCGCCTCGCGCATGGACGCGGGCAGCATCATCAGCCTCACGTATGGTTTCATGCTCATGCTCATGGCGCAGGCCGCCATCGCGCAATCCGCGGCGATCGCCGCCATGCCCACCTTCGCGGCCCAGCACGCCCTCGGCAAACAGGACGAAATGCGCGCCTCGCTGGCTTCCACGCTGCGCGGCATGTTCCTGCTCTCCGTCCCCGCGAGTTTGGGACTGATGCTCCTGGCGCGTCCCATCGTCTCGATGCTCTACCAGCGCGGCGAGTTCAACGCCCTCACCGCCGAGATGACCGCCTGGGCGCTGGTCTGGTACGCGGCGGGACTCGTCGGTCATTCCATCATGGAAGTGCTGACGCGCGCCTTCTACGCCCAACACGACACGAAGACTCCCGTCCTGATCGGGACGGTCGCCATGCTCCTGAACGTGATCTTCTCCCTGACCTTCCCGCGTCTCTTCCTGACCTGGGGCTGGATGCCGCATGGAGGCCTGGCCCTCGCCAACAGCCTCGCGACCGCGCTCGAAGCCTCCGCGCTCTTCGTGGTGATGCGTCAACGCCTCGGCGGGATCGAGGGGAAACGTATCGCGCAGGGACTCGCGTCCGCGGCAATCGCGGGCGCGGGGATGAGTCTCGCGCTCGGGGTGTGGATTCGGCTGGCGGGCGGGATGAACCGCTGGCTGGTCGGGCTGGGAGGCGTCGCGGTTGGGGGAATCGCCTATGGGCTGGTCATGCTCGCCCTGCGCGTCCCGGAGATCCAAAGTCTTGTTCAATTGATTCGGAGAAAATTGTAG
- a CDS encoding arsenite S-adenosylmethyltransferase, with protein sequence MTQSPTPVHDAVRQHYAERIKSSAPCCGDKAESVLYPLDLLATLPEGESAVSYGCGDPITLASLRPGQTVLDLGSGAGLDCFFAARQVGQAGKVIGVDMTPEMLERARSSAKRLNLANVEFRQGFLEDLPVDSDSVDVVISNCVINLSPDKSKVFSEAFRVLKRGGKFAVSDIVTDGELPKEVRASIAAWAGCVAGAVDAQEYVAMMQAVGFADISIKPVYFDREAIDNSVREMNLDVSAYSEDSIYKAAYSAKITAYKP encoded by the coding sequence ATGACCCAATCCCCCACCCCTGTCCACGACGCCGTGCGCCAGCATTATGCAGAGCGGATAAAAAGCAGCGCTCCATGCTGCGGCGACAAAGCCGAAAGTGTCCTCTATCCCCTCGACCTGCTGGCCACGCTTCCCGAAGGAGAATCCGCCGTCAGTTACGGATGCGGCGACCCGATCACGCTCGCGTCCCTGCGGCCCGGTCAGACCGTCCTCGACCTCGGCTCGGGCGCGGGACTGGACTGCTTCTTCGCCGCCAGGCAAGTCGGCCAAGCGGGAAAAGTCATCGGCGTGGACATGACCCCTGAAATGCTGGAACGCGCCCGGTCCAGCGCGAAACGGTTGAATCTCGCCAACGTCGAATTCCGCCAGGGATTCCTCGAAGACCTGCCGGTCGACTCCGACAGCGTGGACGTCGTCATCTCCAACTGCGTCATCAATCTCTCGCCCGATAAATCCAAAGTGTTCAGCGAAGCGTTCCGCGTATTGAAGCGCGGCGGCAAATTCGCGGTGAGCGACATCGTCACCGACGGCGAACTGCCCAAAGAAGTCCGCGCGAGCATAGCGGCATGGGCGGGATGCGTGGCGGGCGCGGTGGACGCGCAGGAATATGTCGCCATGATGCAGGCAGTTGGCTTTGCGGATATTTCCATCAAGCCCGTGTACTTCGACCGGGAAGCGATTGACAATTCCGTGCGGGAAATGAATCTCGACGTCAGCGCCTACTCTGAAGATTCTATTTACAAGGCGGCCTATAGCGCAAAGATCACAGCGTACAAACCATAG
- a CDS encoding transcriptional regulator: protein MKLSPILFAKAIADETRQNIMKLVCCKWLSVSEIVEEIGYSQPTISHHLAILRDAGLVNIREEGKQTFYSLNQDNIAVCCGQLMVKFAPENKVTEAVVKAVNA, encoded by the coding sequence ATGAAACTCAGCCCCATCCTCTTCGCCAAAGCCATCGCGGACGAGACCCGTCAGAACATCATGAAACTCGTCTGCTGCAAATGGCTTTCCGTCAGCGAAATCGTCGAGGAGATCGGCTACTCCCAGCCGACCATCTCGCATCACCTTGCCATCCTGCGCGACGCGGGGCTGGTAAACATCCGCGAAGAAGGCAAGCAGACGTTCTACTCGCTAAATCAGGATAATATCGCCGTCTGTTGCGGACAGTTGATGGTCAAATTCGCGCCCGAAAACAAGGTCACTGAAGCCGTCGTCAAAGCGGTCAACGCGTAA
- a CDS encoding ribonuclease HI, whose protein sequence is MADERKEVIIYTDGACEPNPGAGGYGVVLLAENRRKEISGGFRLTTNNRMEIYAAIAGLEVLKYPCKVTIYSDSQYLVSAMTEGWVEKWKSRNWWRTNKEQAVNVDLWERLSALCETHEVNFVWVKGHNGNPENERCDKLSYAALRQKDLPPDELYENPPPAPEPIKITQAGQPCRKCSTPVIKLKSKKSKFYLFCPNCKATYQIESDEQSESKQATLF, encoded by the coding sequence ATGGCGGATGAGAGAAAAGAAGTTATCATTTATACTGATGGAGCATGCGAGCCTAATCCTGGAGCAGGCGGCTATGGCGTTGTTCTATTGGCTGAAAATAGGCGCAAAGAAATTTCTGGCGGTTTTCGATTAACAACAAATAACCGCATGGAAATATACGCCGCTATCGCAGGTTTAGAAGTTCTCAAATATCCCTGCAAGGTTACGATTTACAGCGATTCGCAATATCTGGTTAGCGCCATGACCGAAGGTTGGGTTGAAAAATGGAAAAGCAGAAATTGGTGGCGTACAAATAAAGAACAAGCCGTCAATGTAGATTTATGGGAAAGATTATCGGCACTTTGCGAAACACATGAAGTTAATTTTGTTTGGGTAAAAGGGCATAATGGCAATCCTGAAAATGAGCGATGTGACAAATTGTCTTATGCCGCCCTTCGCCAAAAAGATTTACCACCCGATGAACTTTATGAAAATCCACCACCTGCACCTGAACCAATAAAAATAACACAAGCTGGACAACCTTGTCGGAAATGCTCAACGCCTGTTATAAAGTTGAAATCAAAGAAATCCAAGTTTTATCTGTTTTGCCCAAACTGTAAAGCGACTTACCAAATTGAGTCTGATGAACAAAGTGAGTCCAAACAGGCAACGCTCTTTTAG
- a CDS encoding HNH endonuclease yields MSIVLLLIVLVIIVALIESIKSVATPLAIAIAIGVGVYISYQVYIFIYFKSDGFKKIKESIKGHIKNCNELNNHIEELKSRHSNMRSYDYGEGRLYDESNYNFKRKEWGKRIRNTHVHNCSASVCRNASDQPFKYLCKYFDIKIDEDALSNIESALNDFSAVEQGKLLLQNERNLILSSISNSIPQLILYFSKKKLMDKLGFDHIDLSDLYFPVYRFQYVSAGGNSSMKFDIQLNIENLNKFVNYLNGLIKFRKSVSGQRTLMTSSLREKIKNRDSYACQICGLSVNDEKNLLLEIDHIVPLSKGGITSESNLQTLCWKCNRSKGAKIYSPLIQQQLQSM; encoded by the coding sequence ATGTCTATCGTCTTGTTGTTGATTGTACTTGTAATCATTGTAGCGTTGATTGAGAGTATTAAATCTGTCGCTACGCCACTTGCTATTGCGATTGCAATTGGAGTGGGCGTTTACATTTCTTATCAGGTATATATATTTATTTACTTTAAAAGTGACGGTTTCAAAAAAATTAAGGAAAGCATTAAGGGGCATATAAAAAACTGCAATGAGTTAAACAATCATATTGAGGAACTTAAATCACGTCATTCAAATATGCGTTCCTACGATTACGGTGAGGGTCGCCTATACGACGAGAGCAACTATAATTTTAAGAGAAAGGAATGGGGAAAAAGAATTAGGAATACTCATGTTCATAATTGCTCTGCGTCAGTTTGCAGAAATGCCAGTGATCAACCATTTAAATATCTTTGCAAGTATTTCGACATAAAAATTGATGAAGACGCTTTATCAAATATCGAATCAGCATTAAATGACTTTTCTGCGGTTGAGCAGGGAAAATTATTGCTCCAGAATGAAAGAAATTTAATATTAAGCAGTATAAGCAATTCAATTCCACAGTTAATTTTGTATTTTAGTAAGAAAAAACTAATGGATAAACTAGGATTTGATCATATAGATTTGAGCGATCTCTATTTTCCAGTTTATAGGTTTCAGTATGTATCAGCTGGTGGAAATAGCTCTATGAAGTTTGATATTCAACTAAATATAGAAAATTTGAATAAATTCGTTAATTACTTAAATGGCTTGATTAAATTTAGAAAAAGTGTTTCTGGACAAAGAACATTAATGACTTCTAGTTTAAGAGAAAAAATAAAAAATAGAGATAGTTATGCGTGCCAAATCTGCGGATTATCTGTAAATGATGAAAAAAATCTGTTGTTAGAAATAGATCACATAGTCCCACTTTCAAAGGGTGGGATAACTTCTGAGAGTAACTTACAAACGTTGTGTTGGAAGTGTAATCGTTCAAAAGGCGCAAAAATTTACAGCCCTTTGATACAACAACAACTTCAAAGCATGTAG